The Malus domestica chromosome 17, GDT2T_hap1 genome contains the following window.
atcacatttttaccctaaaaagttaaaccacatttttataataaaaaatcaatcctttattttgttcttattgttaaaactcagagttttcaagtcattttcattagttttctattTAATCTACTTAATGACTGAAAGAATAGTCATTATAATCCGATGCACATATTATCCTATCCAACTAAAATAGTGAGTATAGTTCAAGCTGTCAAACGAAGCTTAAGTGTTAAGTTTATTACAAAATGTATCGATGCAATCAAAATAGCAAAACCATATAACGTTAAAGAGAATTTAACTTAGGTTTTTGAATCGTGCCTTGGACCTAAAACTAAACTAACTTAACTAACCTGAAATGACACTCTCTCTTGTTTTTGCCATTACTAATTGAATTCTGTATGGAAATGtgacattttattttactttgaaAGCTCCATATGTTCAACTCAACGTCGATAAATTAGCCACAATTTAGCCTGCCAACACAATGCTCTAAATTTGTAACTAATTAGCTTTGTTATGAGAGAATGATTCAAACCTTAATCAAAGCAACCCTGGTCTTTAGGCTTTAACTCCAAACTTTGCTCAACACGTGTCAAGCAATGAATGAAACTGAAGAAGCTATAAAATCCCACTCACTAACTTCCACATTTCATCATCAAAAAAAAGTTGTACGCACTTTTCAGCTGCCTCAAATTTtcttgtgtgtgtttgtgtagaaAGAGAATTACTTCATCAAGATGAACCAATCCCAGAACATGAGCCACCAAGCTGGCCAGGCCAAGGGCCAAGCTCAAGTGAGTCTAGAAGCAGCTGTCTAGAAAAGCAATTTTGGTCAATAGTTTGTTGGTCGTTTTGGTGGTTCATGATCATGTGTTTTTGCAATTTTGATATACAGGAAAAGGCCAGTGGCATGATGGACCAAATGGGCAATGCTGCCCAATCTGCCAAGGAATCAGCCCAAGGGGT
Protein-coding sequences here:
- the LOC103408438 gene encoding stress-induced protein KIN2-like — its product is MNQSQNMSHQAGQAKGQAQEKASGMMDQMGNAAQSAKESAQGAGQQMMEKAQGAADSVKDAVGANKRS